The genomic DNA AAAACCTTTCGCGAAATAAATCCGGGAGTGCTGGAACGAAAACCGGACCTATTGAATTTTATCGCTTCTCTCGCCGAAAAAGATTCGGAATGGAAAGGCACTTTTCCTTCCAGTACTTCGGGGAAACCTTACGATTGCACTCTGTTCTCTCCTCAAGACGATTGGGTCGTTTCCATCACGCAGGATATATCTTCGGACGTAAAACAAAAGGACATTTATCGTCAGGCAGCCTTAATTAGTACGGAATCCATTTATTATTTCGAGCCCTTTTATAATTCGAAAAGAGAGATTATCGATTTTACGTTATCCGAAGTGAACCCGGCTGGAGAACTCGAATTAGCTCAGCTTAAGGAAAATCTCGTCGGAAAGGGACTTTGTGAGTTGTTCCGTATCGATCCGGGGTCGGAGTCGTTGAATGAATATAAGAAAGTTTTTATGGATGGTAAACCCTTCCAGAGGGAATTTACCGTCCAAAATAGCGATTCGCTTTCCGGAACATATTTTCAGCAAGTAACCAGTTTACCCGAAGGAATACTGATCGCAAATCGAAACGTAACCGAACTACGTAAAGTCGAGCAGGAAATCAGAAGTCAGAAAGAACAGTTAGAGCAGACCTACCAAGCATCGAACGATGGATATTGGAATTATGATATCAAGAGTCGGAAATTATTCCTTTCTAGTCGATGGAAGAATATGCTCGGTTTCGACGATCATGAAATATCCAACGATTTACGGAGTTGGATAAAGCTAGTCCATCCGGACGATTCTCATACGATCAGATCCGTTATTCTTAAGGGAAATTTGGAAAAAACCGTAAGGTTCGACGAAACCCTGCGCTTCAGAAAAAAAGACGGGAACTATATGTATATCCGATCTAGAGCCATCGTGCTGCGGTCCGAAAACGGAGAACCGATCCGGATGGTCGGAACTCATACGGATATTAGCAATATTAAAGAAACAGAAAATGCCTTGGCTCTCGCGAAAGAAAAAGCGGAAGCCGCAGATAAGGCAAAATCCGAATTTTTAGGGATGATTTCCCATGAAATGAGAACCCCGCTGCATGGCATTTCAGGAATGGCGAATTTACTCGAACAAACTTCTCTAGATAGGTCGCAACAAGAGTTTCTGAAAGATCTTGTTTCCTCCGCGGATATACTGACGCAACTGATAGATGATCTCCTCGAAGTCACAACCTTGGATAATCCTAAAATTAAAATTCGGGAAGAGATAGTGGATCTACCGGCAATGCTGGCACATTTAAGCGGCTTAATCGAACCGAAAACGACTGCAAAAGGATTGCGATTAAATCTTAAGACCGAATCGAATGTTCCTGCTTCCGTCCTAGGAGATCGATTTCGAATCGAACAAATTCTCGTAAATTTCATTACGAATTCCATCAAATTCACCGAAGTAGGATCAATCGATTTACGCGTCGCATTGGAAGAGAAATTCATCGTCTTCGAAGTCGCAGATACCGGAATCGGAATTTCAGAAGAAGCTTATGAACGAATCTTCGAAGCGTTTCATCAGGAAGATTTAGCATATACTCGCAAGCATAAAGGAGTGGGCTTAGGGCTTTATATATGCAAGAAACTCGCTGAGAAAATGGGAGGCGCAATTAATTTGATTTCTAAACAAAGTCAAGGTTCGACCTTTACGTTGAAACTTCCCCTCAGAATAACCGATCAGTCTGTAATAGCCGAAACGAAAACTTCGACAAAAAAAATTCCGAAGCTTTCGTTCGGAACCGCATTGGTCGTTGACGACAACGATATCAATTGCAAGATCCTTTCTAAACTTGTGGAAAAGACCGGAGCAAAGACGGTTGCCTGCAACAGCGGTGAAGAGGCCGTATCTCGATTTAAATCGGAGCCGGAAGAGTTTAAAATTATTTTTTTGGATTTGCAAATGCCCGGAATGGACGGATACCAGACCGCGGATGCAATTCGCTCCTTTGGAGAGTTCGGTCGGAATGTTCCCATTATCGCTGTGACCGCCAGTTCCTTTTCCGAAACATATAAGGCATGCGAGGAGCACGGGTTTACCGGATTTTTAGGTAAGCCATATAATTCCGAACAACTCTATTCAATTTTAGAAAAGTTTCTTTAAGGATTGCTTGCTTGCAAGAACCAAAACGACTATCCTGGGAATATGGAACATCTCCGTCCATTCAACCCTCCGATTCACCTTAGGCATCCTTTCGTACAAACGATTCTCGCTTCCTTACTTCGTCAAAAAAAACCGAATCACCCGATGGATCGCGCGGCAGTACCGGTAGTGCTAGACGCAGGGAAAGGAGTCAAATTACTGGGACATTATTCGAAAGCGCCGGAAAATAAAGCGCTCTTGATTTTAATTCACGGGTGGGAAGGAAGTATCGATTCCAATTATATTCAAAGGACCGGAAGAAAATTCTTTGAACGAGGAATTTCGATTTTTCGATTAAATCTGCGTGATCACGGGGAAACTCATCATTTGAATCCGGAACCGTTCAACGGAAGTTTGATTCGGGAAACGTACGAAGCGGTTCGGAAAGCCGCTAAAGAATACGGGAAAAAGATACCGGTCTACGTCGCTGGATTTTCGCTAGGCGGAAATTTCACTCTGAGAATCGCGAGAGAACATTCTAAAGGAAAACATCCGATACCGAATTTAAAACATTGCATCGCGGTCAGCCCCGCTCTCCATCCCAAAAGTGCGACTGAAATGATGGATTCAAAACTGATTATCGGAAAATATTTTAGGGATAAGTGGAGAGCATCTCTGGCTAAAAAGAACGTTCACTTTCCCGATCTCCAT from Leptospira fainei serovar Hurstbridge str. BUT 6 includes the following:
- a CDS encoding ATP-binding response regulator encodes the protein MVIEIPNEIESFLSVLGQAKSVRLFLLRILRDSENRAFDWKFAYCNRGAAESLNLLPHQVIGKTFREINPGVLERKPDLLNFIASLAEKDSEWKGTFPSSTSGKPYDCTLFSPQDDWVVSITQDISSDVKQKDIYRQAALISTESIYYFEPFYNSKREIIDFTLSEVNPAGELELAQLKENLVGKGLCELFRIDPGSESLNEYKKVFMDGKPFQREFTVQNSDSLSGTYFQQVTSLPEGILIANRNVTELRKVEQEIRSQKEQLEQTYQASNDGYWNYDIKSRKLFLSSRWKNMLGFDDHEISNDLRSWIKLVHPDDSHTIRSVILKGNLEKTVRFDETLRFRKKDGNYMYIRSRAIVLRSENGEPIRMVGTHTDISNIKETENALALAKEKAEAADKAKSEFLGMISHEMRTPLHGISGMANLLEQTSLDRSQQEFLKDLVSSADILTQLIDDLLEVTTLDNPKIKIREEIVDLPAMLAHLSGLIEPKTTAKGLRLNLKTESNVPASVLGDRFRIEQILVNFITNSIKFTEVGSIDLRVALEEKFIVFEVADTGIGISEEAYERIFEAFHQEDLAYTRKHKGVGLGLYICKKLAEKMGGAINLISKQSQGSTFTLKLPLRITDQSVIAETKTSTKKIPKLSFGTALVVDDNDINCKILSKLVEKTGAKTVACNSGEEAVSRFKSEPEEFKIIFLDLQMPGMDGYQTADAIRSFGEFGRNVPIIAVTASSFSETYKACEEHGFTGFLGKPYNSEQLYSILEKFL
- a CDS encoding YheT family hydrolase, translating into MEHLRPFNPPIHLRHPFVQTILASLLRQKKPNHPMDRAAVPVVLDAGKGVKLLGHYSKAPENKALLILIHGWEGSIDSNYIQRTGRKFFERGISIFRLNLRDHGETHHLNPEPFNGSLIRETYEAVRKAAKEYGKKIPVYVAGFSLGGNFTLRIAREHSKGKHPIPNLKHCIAVSPALHPKSATEMMDSKLIIGKYFRDKWRASLAKKNVHFPDLHPYPEIMQGKSVMEMTDRIVSSTHQFKTTDDYFLSYTLGSKDFKGLKVAVTIVTSEDDPIIRPNEFHELPSNSRLKILIQKYGGHNGFYENLKGDCWYFKVLETIFDKKAS